From Acinetobacter sp. ASP199, the proteins below share one genomic window:
- a CDS encoding TetR family transcriptional regulator C-terminal domain-containing protein: MLLMEQKKSTQKRNQLLSAALDVFSLYGFSGASLDEIAQIAEMHKSNIFYYYENKEALYVEVLTTVLQKWLAPLQMLEAELEPEEAITNYLMQKIEVSRTQPKASRLFALEVIQGAPHILEILKGPLKKLVKRKAKVISNWQEQGKISKDIDPELLILNIWAVTQNYADFATQMEMVTGKTLRNRNMQQRVIQHTVHMMLYGVLPRPEQNT, encoded by the coding sequence ATATTGCTAATGGAACAAAAAAAGAGTACTCAAAAGCGCAACCAGCTGCTCAGTGCCGCTCTAGACGTTTTTTCCCTCTATGGTTTTAGTGGGGCAAGTCTGGATGAAATCGCACAAATTGCAGAAATGCATAAATCCAATATTTTCTATTACTATGAAAATAAAGAAGCTCTCTATGTAGAGGTGTTAACCACTGTACTGCAAAAATGGCTTGCACCGCTGCAAATGCTTGAAGCCGAGCTGGAACCTGAAGAAGCGATTACCAATTATCTGATGCAGAAAATTGAAGTATCACGCACACAACCGAAAGCATCTCGTCTGTTCGCATTAGAAGTGATTCAAGGTGCACCACATATTCTGGAGATCCTGAAAGGTCCACTGAAAAAACTGGTGAAACGTAAAGCTAAAGTGATCAGTAACTGGCAGGAACAAGGCAAGATTTCTAAAGATATCGACCCTGAACTGCTGATTCTGAATATCTGGGCGGTAACACAGAACTATGCCGACTTTGCGACACAAATGGAAATGGTGACCGGCAAAACTCTGCGTAACCGCAATATGCAGCAACGTGTGATCCAGCACACTGTACATATGATGCTTTACGGTGTACTACCACGCCCTGAACAAAACACATAA
- a CDS encoding 5'-nucleosidase, whose translation MMSEHALIMALPSESKGLFEAQGIDVHYSGIGKVNAAFKAFEVIQKTGCKTLLNLGTAGSSHFDAHALVEVSQFVQRDMDVSPLGFEVGITPMDQHFPGAIELEPFFDHLPKGVCGTGDSFETGQPKLPCQLVDMEGYALAKVCKKLGVRLISVKYITDGANDTAHLDWEENLLLGAQKLLFLYQMLK comes from the coding sequence TTGATGTCCGAACATGCACTGATTATGGCCTTGCCCAGTGAATCCAAAGGCTTATTTGAAGCACAAGGTATTGATGTGCATTACAGCGGTATTGGTAAGGTCAACGCAGCATTTAAAGCCTTTGAAGTGATTCAGAAAACGGGTTGCAAGACTTTATTGAACCTCGGTACAGCAGGTAGTTCACACTTTGACGCTCATGCACTGGTAGAAGTCAGTCAGTTTGTACAACGCGATATGGATGTATCTCCATTAGGCTTTGAAGTTGGCATAACGCCTATGGATCAGCATTTCCCGGGGGCAATTGAGCTCGAGCCTTTCTTTGATCATTTGCCCAAAGGTGTTTGCGGAACCGGGGATAGCTTCGAAACAGGACAACCGAAATTGCCCTGCCAACTGGTCGACATGGAAGGCTATGCACTGGCCAAGGTATGCAAGAAACTCGGCGTACGCCTGATTTCTGTAAAATACATTACCGATGGTGCCAATGACACAGCTCATCTCGACTGGGAGGAAAACTTATTGTTAGGCGCTCAAAAACTGTTATTTTTATATCAGATGTTAAAATAA
- the ribF gene encoding bifunctional riboflavin kinase/FAD synthetase: protein MKLLRLNALSSRTALPKTVVTIGNFDGVHLGHQVMIKQLKAVAEQQQLKSVVMIFEPQPLEYFKGYEAPPRISSLREKVEYLTELGVDYIAVAKFDENFRNLNAVQFADILKDKLNSEHLVLGDDFHFGKHRQGNSEFLRNYGFQVTNLDTVQLDGERVSSTRIRQTLQAGDLALAAKLLGRPYSITGRVQYGDQIGRTIDFPTINVRLNRHKPCLHGIYGVEVVCETESLKDKAIAGDASKKGIAGYDPTGLFGAGHVGTRPAIQQQQPEWRLEIHFPDVSANLYGLLMRVTFLNYLHGEKNYPSLEALKAGIDDDVEKLLEFRRNHPTFPF, encoded by the coding sequence ATGAAGCTGCTCCGTCTAAATGCCTTATCGTCTCGCACAGCGTTACCTAAAACGGTAGTTACCATTGGTAATTTCGACGGCGTGCATTTAGGACATCAGGTTATGATCAAACAGCTCAAAGCAGTTGCAGAACAGCAGCAGCTGAAAAGTGTAGTGATGATCTTTGAACCGCAGCCACTGGAATATTTCAAAGGCTATGAAGCCCCACCGCGTATTTCGTCTTTACGTGAAAAGGTGGAATACCTGACTGAATTGGGTGTGGACTATATTGCGGTAGCGAAATTTGATGAAAATTTCCGTAACCTGAATGCAGTACAGTTTGCCGATATTCTGAAAGATAAACTGAATTCCGAGCATCTGGTGCTGGGTGATGATTTTCACTTTGGTAAACACCGTCAGGGCAATAGTGAATTCCTGCGTAACTATGGTTTTCAGGTCACCAATCTGGATACCGTGCAACTCGACGGCGAACGTGTCAGTTCGACCCGTATCCGTCAGACGCTACAAGCAGGTGATCTTGCCCTGGCTGCCAAACTCCTGGGACGTCCTTATAGCATCACTGGCCGGGTGCAGTATGGTGACCAGATCGGCCGCACCATTGATTTCCCGACTATTAATGTGCGTCTGAACCGTCACAAGCCTTGTCTGCATGGCATTTATGGCGTGGAAGTGGTGTGTGAAACCGAATCTTTAAAAGATAAAGCCATAGCTGGTGATGCAAGTAAAAAAGGCATTGCTGGCTATGATCCCACCGGCCTGTTTGGTGCTGGACATGTCGGGACTCGCCCGGCCATCCAGCAGCAGCAACCAGAATGGCGATTAGAAATACATTTCCCTGATGTTTCTGCTAATCTGTATGGCCTGTTGATGCGGGTGACATTCTTAAACTATTTGCATGGCGAAAAGAATTATCCTTCGCTTGAAGCCCTAAAAGCCGGAATTGATGACGATGTCGAGAAACTACTTGAGTTTCGTCGAAATCACCCCACTTTTCCCTTTTAA